A single window of Oceanococcus atlanticus DNA harbors:
- the flgM gene encoding flagellar biosynthesis anti-sigma factor FlgM, translating into MNKIQQHSLQYLATRPLSKESTPGAASAPAQGREGGDRLSLSNQADRLAALSQIAANSPDIDAGRVESLRQAIANGEYTVDPDALASRMLGNARELDIVKS; encoded by the coding sequence ATGAACAAAATTCAACAACACAGCCTGCAATATCTGGCCACTCGACCGCTCAGTAAGGAATCAACTCCGGGAGCGGCCAGCGCGCCCGCCCAGGGCCGCGAGGGTGGTGACCGGCTTAGCCTGAGCAATCAGGCCGATCGTCTGGCTGCCCTCAGTCAGATCGCAGCCAACAGTCCCGACATTGACGCCGGGCGTGTGGAAAGTCTGCGGCAAGCCATCGCCAATGGTGAATACACCGTCGACCCGGACGCTTTGGCCAGTCGCATGCTGGGCAACGCCCGCGAACTCGACATCGTCAAATCCTGA
- the flgA gene encoding flagellar basal body P-ring formation chaperone FlgA, whose translation MTMREISIRCLHWISLLCWIVFVWLFLGDLAYAAEQEKRQRIEQVASDYARSQAGEGKLDIRARLPDSRLSLPRCKDTPVASAARYSQRMQVRVSCPGSWALYVPVTISQQKQLVVLNRSLASGEIVSASDISLRWQAVSDVGYGHFEDTEAVIGRRLARPVRAGQILRPNQLRQAFSVRKGDTVTLISRIAGVEIRSRGTAEHDAVENARVNVRNLSSGKRVQGYARGSGIVEVQG comes from the coding sequence TGTTCCTGGGTGATCTCGCCTATGCCGCAGAGCAGGAAAAGCGTCAGCGAATCGAGCAAGTCGCCAGCGACTATGCGCGCAGCCAGGCCGGCGAAGGCAAACTGGATATCCGTGCGCGGCTACCTGATTCACGTCTCAGCCTGCCACGTTGTAAAGACACCCCGGTCGCATCCGCCGCGCGTTATAGCCAGCGTATGCAAGTGCGGGTGAGCTGCCCTGGCTCGTGGGCCCTGTATGTTCCGGTCACCATCAGCCAGCAAAAACAACTGGTGGTGCTCAACCGCAGTTTGGCCAGTGGAGAGATCGTCAGCGCCTCCGACATCAGCCTGCGCTGGCAAGCCGTCAGCGATGTCGGTTACGGCCACTTTGAAGATACCGAGGCCGTCATCGGCCGCAGGCTGGCCCGCCCTGTTCGAGCCGGCCAGATTTTGCGTCCGAACCAGCTTCGGCAAGCCTTCAGCGTGCGAAAGGGCGACACCGTAACGCTCATTTCCCGCATCGCCGGCGTGGAAATTCGTAGCCGCGGAACCGCTGAGCACGATGCCGTGGAAAATGCTCGGGTGAATGTGCGCAACCTGTCGTCTGGCAAGCGGGTTCAGGGTTACGCGCGCGGCAGTGGTATTGTTGAGGTGCAGGGTTAA
- a CDS encoding flagella synthesis protein FlgN, with amino-acid sequence MSSLSDTLNDQCRNAEILLDVLERESVAVIRGDIDALQQIGAEKEACCERIGNLQNSWPSPLLSAQARRWADTQGPEVAQAWASLMGCLRQCRRKNDANGLLIAERQNVIAQKLAPRPAPVYGAQGQAGTMTDSTWNASV; translated from the coding sequence ATGAGCAGCCTGTCCGACACGCTTAACGACCAATGCCGCAATGCAGAGATTCTGCTGGATGTGCTGGAGCGTGAGAGCGTAGCGGTGATCCGCGGCGACATCGATGCGTTGCAGCAGATTGGTGCCGAAAAAGAGGCCTGCTGCGAGCGCATTGGCAACCTGCAGAACAGCTGGCCTTCACCACTGCTGTCCGCGCAAGCGCGGCGCTGGGCTGACACACAAGGCCCTGAGGTCGCACAAGCCTGGGCATCGCTGATGGGGTGCCTACGTCAATGCCGCAGAAAAAATGATGCCAACGGGCTGCTGATCGCCGAGCGCCAGAACGTCATCGCCCAGAAACTCGCGCCGCGACCGGCCCCGGTTTACGGCGCTCAAGGTCAAGCCGGCACCATGACCGACTCGACCTGGAACGCCAGCGTCTGA